One genomic window of [Clostridium] scindens ATCC 35704 includes the following:
- a CDS encoding ATP-binding protein has protein sequence MMPEISLNILDVAENSIRAGAGYIEIDVIADSQKDTLEIMIRDDGCGMDEEQVRRVTDPFYTTRTTRRVGLGIPFFKQAAESTGGSFQIASRVNEGTCVKAVFGLSHIDRMPLGDINSTMFTLIVFNEQIDFHYRYAYDEKEFTLDTKQMKELLGGMSFKEAEVSRFIREYLEDNKAEVDDGRTL, from the coding sequence ATGATGCCAGAAATCTCATTGAATATATTGGATGTGGCGGAGAATTCCATACGGGCGGGAGCCGGTTACATAGAGATTGACGTGATTGCCGACAGCCAAAAGGACACCTTGGAGATTATGATCAGGGATGACGGATGCGGGATGGATGAGGAGCAGGTTAGAAGAGTGACCGATCCGTTTTATACGACCAGAACCACCAGAAGGGTAGGACTTGGAATTCCCTTTTTTAAGCAGGCAGCGGAGAGCACGGGAGGGAGTTTCCAGATTGCGTCCCGTGTAAACGAAGGAACCTGCGTGAAGGCGGTTTTTGGATTGTCCCATATTGACAGGATGCCGCTCGGGGATATTAATTCTACGATGTTTACGCTGATCGTATTCAATGAACAGATTGATTTCCATTATAGATATGCATATGACGAGAAGGAATTTACGCTTGACACGAAGCAGATGAAGGAACTGTTGGGCGGGATGTCATTTAAAGAAGCCGAGGTATCCCGGTTTATCCGGGAATATCTGGAAGATAACAAGGCAGAAGTAGATGACGGAAGAACAT
- a CDS encoding NADH-quinone oxidoreductase subunit NuoE family protein: MLSKKSTVQFNGTKEQEKELLEVIHELKDEKGSLMPILQRAQDIYGYLPIEVQKIISNETGIPLEKIYGVVTFYSQFNLNPKGRYRISVCLGTACYVKGSGDIYNKLMEKLGIVGGECTPDGKFSLDACRCVGACGLAPVMMVNDEVYGRLTVDDIDDILAKYE; this comes from the coding sequence ATGCTTTCTAAAAAATCTACAGTTCAGTTCAATGGGACGAAAGAGCAAGAAAAAGAACTGTTAGAAGTAATCCATGAACTGAAAGATGAGAAAGGTTCCCTGATGCCTATTCTGCAAAGGGCCCAGGACATCTATGGCTATCTGCCGATTGAAGTTCAGAAAATCATTTCTAATGAAACCGGAATTCCACTGGAAAAGATCTATGGAGTTGTCACCTTTTATTCCCAGTTTAACCTAAATCCAAAGGGACGCTACCGTATATCTGTCTGTCTTGGCACGGCTTGTTATGTAAAGGGCTCGGGAGATATCTATAACAAGCTGATGGAAAAATTAGGAATCGTGGGAGGGGAATGTACGCCGGACGGCAAGTTCTCGCTGGATGCCTGCCGCTGCGTAGGCGCCTGTGGACTTGCTCCTGTTATGATGGTTAATGATGAAGTGTATGGCCGGCTTACCGTGGATGATATCGATGATATTCTGGCCAAATATGAATAG
- a CDS encoding DRTGG domain-containing protein has translation MTIGRIKALLEADVLYGEDTLDDEVNYAFSSDMMSDVLAYADEHSALITGLCNPQVVRTAEMLDIVCIIFVRNKIPNQSILALAEEKGIVILCTARGMFTTCGILYSNGLLGGANI, from the coding sequence ATGACAATCGGAAGAATAAAAGCCTTATTAGAGGCAGATGTGCTGTATGGCGAAGACACCTTGGATGATGAAGTGAATTACGCGTTTTCTTCAGACATGATGAGTGACGTTCTGGCCTATGCTGACGAGCATTCTGCCTTGATTACCGGCCTTTGCAATCCCCAGGTGGTGAGGACGGCGGAGATGCTTGATATTGTCTGTATCATATTTGTAAGAAATAAGATTCCGAATCAGAGTATCCTGGCGCTTGCGGAAGAAAAAGGAATTGTCATCTTATGCACGGCGCGAGGCATGTTTACGACTTGCGGCATACTATACAGCAATGGACTACTTGGAGGTGCAAATATTTAA
- a CDS encoding ATP-binding protein, which translates to MGENLILHYDISGDDFTRAGEASSDVKNKLKVMGVDNNVIRKMAIAMYEGEINMVIHANGGTITVEISHDSIRMILADTGPGIADIDKAMEKGYSTAPEEVRALGFGAGMGLPNMKKYSDYMNIETTIGVGTTVTMDVHL; encoded by the coding sequence ATGGGTGAAAACCTAATCTTACATTACGACATATCAGGCGACGATTTTACACGTGCCGGCGAAGCCAGCAGCGATGTAAAGAACAAACTAAAAGTCATGGGTGTAGATAACAATGTGATACGAAAAATGGCCATTGCCATGTATGAAGGCGAGATCAATATGGTAATCCATGCCAACGGCGGAACCATTACCGTCGAGATATCCCACGACAGCATACGGATGATTCTTGCTGATACCGGCCCAGGTATCGCAGATATTGACAAGGCAATGGAGAAAGGCTATTCCACTGCCCCTGAAGAAGTGCGCGCATTAGGCTTTGGCGCAGGGATGGGATTGCCGAACATGAAAAAATATTCCGACTATATGAACATTGAAACCACCATTGGCGTCGGCACTACCGTGACCATGGATGTTCATTTATAG
- a CDS encoding [Fe-Fe] hydrogenase large subunit C-terminal domain-containing protein: MDKFIHSVKLDEDACIGCINCIKYCPTQAIRVHNGKAKITPEFCVDCGRCLRYCPHHAKIAIYDSIEEIRNYKYTVALPAPSLYTQFNNLTNVDIVLNALLSMGFDDVFEVSAAAELVSEASRAYISEHRDEAPFISTACPTIVRIIRVKYPTLIPRLLPLKPPVEVAAEIARKRAIEKTGLKSEDIGIFFISPCPSKVTYVKSPLGIEKSQIDKVLAIKEVYPILLEHMTHDESKLKPLAASGRIGIGWSNAGGESAGLITDNYLACDGIMSALRVLGDLEDEKFHGLKFVELNACNGGCVGGPLTVENPYVATAKSKKLHRYLPVAQTHASNFDDIDYHWNNFVEYEPVFRLGHSFRESLEMMGLIEELTEQLPGLDCGSCGAPTCRALAEDIVRGEATRTDCIYAFHEYINTLSKEISFLTRSLNLSCGNNDESVRILEDYTERLTTELDKKER; this comes from the coding sequence TTGGACAAATTCATTCATTCAGTAAAACTAGACGAAGATGCCTGCATCGGCTGTATAAACTGCATTAAATACTGTCCGACCCAGGCCATACGGGTACATAACGGGAAGGCTAAGATCACGCCGGAATTCTGCGTTGACTGCGGCCGCTGCCTGCGCTATTGCCCGCATCACGCGAAGATTGCCATCTATGATTCCATTGAAGAGATCCGCAATTACAAGTATACGGTTGCCCTGCCCGCCCCTTCTCTCTATACGCAGTTCAACAATCTGACCAACGTGGACATCGTCTTAAACGCACTGCTGTCCATGGGGTTTGACGATGTGTTTGAAGTCAGCGCGGCTGCCGAACTGGTATCGGAGGCGTCCCGCGCCTACATCAGCGAGCATCGGGACGAAGCGCCTTTTATCAGCACGGCCTGTCCTACCATCGTAAGAATTATCCGCGTCAAGTATCCTACGCTGATACCGCGGCTGCTTCCCCTGAAGCCCCCGGTAGAAGTGGCGGCTGAAATAGCCCGGAAAAGGGCGATTGAAAAGACGGGTCTAAAGTCCGAAGATATCGGCATATTCTTTATATCTCCATGCCCGTCAAAGGTGACCTACGTCAAATCCCCTCTGGGAATTGAAAAAAGCCAGATTGACAAAGTGCTTGCCATAAAAGAGGTTTATCCCATTCTTCTGGAGCATATGACTCACGATGAGAGCAAGCTTAAGCCTCTGGCCGCGTCTGGTCGCATCGGAATCGGCTGGAGCAATGCCGGCGGAGAATCCGCAGGACTGATCACCGATAATTACCTGGCCTGCGACGGCATCATGAGCGCGCTTCGCGTTCTTGGGGATCTGGAGGATGAAAAGTTCCATGGCTTAAAATTCGTAGAGTTGAATGCCTGCAACGGCGGATGCGTGGGAGGTCCTCTCACTGTAGAGAATCCCTATGTTGCCACCGCCAAATCCAAGAAACTGCACAGATATCTTCCAGTGGCCCAGACTCATGCCAGCAATTTTGATGATATTGATTACCACTGGAACAACTTCGTAGAATATGAGCCTGTATTCCGCCTCGGCCATTCCTTCCGGGAAAGCCTGGAGATGATGGGTCTTATCGAGGAACTGACGGAGCAGCTGCCCGGACTTGACTGCGGCTCCTGCGGAGCCCCTACCTGCCGCGCTCTGGCAGAGGACATCGTACGCGGAGAGGCTACAAGAACCGACTGCATCTATGCCTTCCATGAGTATATCAACACGCTCTCCAAGGAGATCTCATTCCTCACCCGCTCGCTGAACCTAAGCTGTGGCAACAATGACGAGTCGGTAAGGATTCTGGAGGATTATACAGAGAGGCTTACAACAGAACTGGATAAAAAGGAGCGATGA
- a CDS encoding PHP domain-containing protein, with the protein MIPLYYDLHMHSCLSPCGDDDMTPANLVGMAAVKGLDVIALTDHNSCRNCPAAMKHGEEYGVIVIPGMELTTSEEVHVVCLFPTLDDALSFDAYVYDHILPIKNKEHIFGRQQIMDKEDHVTGNVERLLISATDISFDRIFALVSSYHGIAYPAHIDKTTTSLLSNLGFVPPDSTFLCAEIHNMGNLHRIQKEHPYFLQCNIVSSSDAHYLEDINEPYYQLYSESRSIPDILAALLRRTWRYFSRKR; encoded by the coding sequence ATGATTCCCCTGTATTATGATCTTCATATGCATTCCTGCCTGTCTCCTTGCGGCGACGATGACATGACCCCTGCTAATCTCGTGGGCATGGCCGCCGTCAAGGGACTGGATGTGATTGCGCTGACAGATCACAATTCCTGCAGGAACTGTCCGGCTGCTATGAAGCATGGAGAAGAATATGGCGTTATCGTAATTCCAGGAATGGAACTGACCACATCAGAAGAAGTCCACGTGGTCTGCCTTTTTCCGACTCTTGACGATGCGCTTTCTTTTGATGCCTATGTCTACGACCATATCCTTCCCATAAAGAACAAGGAACATATCTTTGGCCGGCAGCAGATCATGGACAAGGAGGATCATGTCACCGGAAATGTCGAGCGCCTGCTGATCAGCGCCACAGATATCTCCTTTGACCGCATATTCGCCCTGGTCTCTTCCTACCACGGCATCGCATATCCGGCCCACATTGACAAAACTACAACAAGTTTGCTGTCCAATCTTGGCTTCGTTCCCCCTGACAGCACCTTTCTTTGTGCTGAAATTCACAATATGGGCAACCTTCACCGCATACAAAAAGAGCACCCTTACTTTCTGCAATGCAACATTGTCAGCAGTTCAGATGCTCACTATCTTGAAGATATAAATGAACCCTATTATCAGCTATATTCCGAGTCCCGATCCATCCCCGATATTCTGGCCGCACTCTTACGACGTACCTGGCGCTATTTCTCCCGGAAGCGGTAG
- a CDS encoding response regulator encodes MEDKKTLLIVEDDKYIINFISMTLKKEEYAFFVAKSVEEAVSLFYANQPDLIILDLGLPDGDGMEVIKSVREVSDIPIIVVSARQEEGEKIQALDAGADDYVTKPFYMGELMARIRAGLRKTGTARQEEIMTVFSTGSLTVDYEKRKVLVEGEEVHLTPIEYKILLLLIANRGKVLTHNYIIREIWGYAEDIDAGNLRVFMATLRRKIEKDPASPEYVLTEIGVGYRFREK; translated from the coding sequence ATGGAAGACAAGAAGACGTTATTGATCGTAGAAGATGACAAGTATATTATAAATTTTATCAGCATGACATTGAAAAAGGAAGAATATGCGTTCTTTGTTGCCAAGTCTGTGGAAGAGGCAGTCAGCCTGTTTTATGCCAATCAGCCGGATCTGATCATCCTGGATCTGGGGCTTCCGGATGGAGATGGCATGGAAGTAATCAAAAGCGTACGGGAGGTTTCGGATATTCCCATCATCGTAGTGTCTGCCAGGCAGGAGGAAGGGGAGAAGATTCAGGCCCTGGATGCGGGGGCGGATGATTATGTGACGAAGCCTTTCTATATGGGAGAACTGATGGCAAGAATACGCGCCGGCCTAAGGAAAACCGGTACGGCCCGGCAGGAAGAGATCATGACCGTGTTCTCTACCGGTAGCCTGACGGTGGATTATGAGAAGCGGAAAGTGCTGGTGGAAGGAGAAGAGGTGCATCTGACTCCGATCGAGTATAAGATACTTCTGCTGCTGATCGCCAACAGAGGGAAGGTTCTGACCCATAATTATATTATCCGGGAGATATGGGGGTATGCGGAGGATATCGATGCCGGAAACCTGCGTGTATTCATGGCAACGTTAAGAAGAAAGATTGAAAAGGATCCGGCAAGCCCTGAATATGTGCTGACGGAGATCGGAGTGGGCTACCGCTTCCGGGAGAAATAG
- a CDS encoding sensor histidine kinase gives MEKIRALLKNKKIAYMAETAAIVITASILGLILNRFGVAKENVLMVFMVGVLLVSTCTWGYEYGIFGAISSVLIFNYFFTVPVHTFAIMNPNDVALMAFFLIAAFISSSLTVRFQKQLIISKKNEETATRLYEMSEQFINATGKEKIIELGIRHIYEHTGYECIVELLDETVVSGAGKEYTSRDYMMFPIIGMVKQIGILKVLNHNQGLSVEQELIVKTAANQIGIALDREMIYAEQERIKVEVEREHMKSSMLRSISHDFRTPLTGIMGDCGLILESEDMDSPERAQLVQDIMEQSMWLMKMMENILSMTKIESGQQFINKSPEVVDDVINEASLHVIGLRDRRNFQVSLPKEVIVADMDARMIAQVIINLLDNAMKHTKEGGSISLSVSYRDNKAYFVIEDDGDGVLEELRERIFDEFVSGGDKSTDQKRGIGLGLTICKEVVHAHGGDIWEENRNVRGARFIFWIPAKQVE, from the coding sequence ATGGAGAAGATAAGAGCGCTGTTAAAAAATAAAAAAATAGCATATATGGCAGAGACGGCGGCGATCGTGATAACAGCCAGCATACTGGGACTGATCCTGAATCGATTTGGAGTGGCCAAGGAGAACGTCCTTATGGTATTCATGGTGGGCGTCCTTCTGGTCAGCACCTGTACCTGGGGGTATGAATATGGAATCTTTGGCGCAATCTCCAGCGTGCTGATATTCAATTACTTTTTTACGGTGCCGGTACATACCTTTGCCATCATGAATCCCAACGATGTGGCACTCATGGCGTTCTTTTTGATTGCCGCATTTATATCGTCCAGCCTTACCGTCAGGTTTCAGAAGCAGCTGATCATATCGAAGAAGAATGAGGAGACTGCCACCCGCCTGTACGAGATGTCGGAACAGTTCATCAATGCTACCGGCAAGGAAAAGATCATCGAACTGGGCATACGGCACATCTATGAGCATACGGGATATGAGTGCATCGTGGAACTGCTGGATGAGACGGTGGTATCCGGAGCGGGCAAGGAGTATACCTCCAGGGATTACATGATGTTTCCCATCATAGGCATGGTGAAGCAGATAGGGATACTGAAGGTATTAAACCACAATCAGGGACTCAGCGTGGAGCAGGAGCTGATCGTCAAGACCGCAGCAAACCAGATCGGGATCGCGCTTGACCGGGAGATGATCTATGCGGAGCAGGAGCGGATCAAGGTAGAGGTGGAGCGGGAGCATATGAAGAGCAGCATGCTCAGAAGCATATCCCATGACTTTCGTACGCCATTAACCGGGATCATGGGCGACTGCGGGCTGATCCTGGAATCCGAGGATATGGATTCGCCTGAGCGCGCCCAGCTGGTACAGGATATTATGGAGCAGTCTATGTGGCTGATGAAGATGATGGAGAATATCCTGAGCATGACGAAGATCGAGAGCGGGCAGCAGTTTATCAATAAGAGTCCGGAAGTCGTTGATGATGTGATTAATGAAGCATCCCTTCACGTGATCGGCCTGAGGGACAGGCGGAATTTCCAGGTATCGTTGCCAAAGGAGGTTATCGTGGCGGATATGGATGCCAGGATGATTGCCCAGGTGATCATCAACCTGCTTGACAATGCCATGAAGCATACAAAAGAAGGCGGAAGCATATCTCTTAGCGTGTCCTACCGGGACAATAAGGCATATTTTGTAATAGAGGATGACGGGGATGGCGTTTTGGAAGAACTGAGGGAGCGGATATTTGATGAATTTGTCTCCGGCGGTGATAAAAGCACGGACCAGAAGCGCGGAATCGGGCTGGGACTTACCATTTGCAAAGAAGTGGTACATGCCCACGGCGGTGATATTTGGGAGGAGAACAGGAATGTGAGGGGAGCCAGATTTATATTCTGGATTCCGGCCAAGCAAGTGGAATAA
- a CDS encoding potassium channel family protein, whose protein sequence is MKSVLIIGLGRFGHHLCKNMIRLGNEVMVVDKVEANVEDLLPIATTAKIGDCTNEEVLRNLGVGNFDICFVCIGSNFQSSLEITSLVKELGGKYVVSKANRDIHAKFLLRNGADEVIYPDRDIAERLAVKHSANHVFDYIELAEGYSIFEIPPMHSWIGKSIREVDIRSKYHVSVLGIKENGHLQLLPRADYKMNDSIHLMVIGLKKDVDKILANIK, encoded by the coding sequence ATGAAATCTGTATTAATTATTGGCTTAGGAAGGTTTGGGCATCATCTTTGCAAGAATATGATCCGCCTTGGAAATGAAGTGATGGTTGTAGACAAGGTGGAGGCGAATGTGGAGGATTTGCTGCCCATAGCGACGACAGCAAAGATTGGGGACTGTACCAATGAGGAAGTACTTAGGAATCTGGGGGTGGGGAACTTTGACATCTGTTTTGTGTGCATCGGCTCCAATTTTCAGAGCAGCCTGGAGATTACCAGTCTGGTTAAGGAACTGGGAGGGAAATATGTGGTAAGCAAGGCAAACCGTGACATTCATGCCAAATTCCTGTTAAGGAATGGGGCAGACGAGGTGATATATCCTGACAGAGATATTGCGGAACGGCTGGCAGTCAAGCACAGCGCCAACCATGTGTTTGACTATATCGAACTGGCAGAAGGATACTCCATCTTTGAGATTCCGCCAATGCACAGTTGGATAGGGAAAAGCATCCGGGAGGTGGATATCCGCTCCAAATATCACGTAAGCGTGCTGGGAATCAAGGAGAACGGGCATCTGCAGCTGCTTCCAAGGGCTGACTACAAGATGAATGACAGCATTCATCTTATGGTGATCGGTCTTAAGAAAGACGTAGACAAGATATTGGCAAATATCAAGTAA
- a CDS encoding TrkH family potassium uptake protein has protein sequence MKVMIRKLTQTQMIVIGYALIILIGSLFLMLPAASRDGLATSFPDALFTATSASCVTGLVIADTFNKWTMFGQCIILALIQIGGLGFMTIGVFFAIILRRKIGLWMRGTLQESVNILQIGGIVRLAKKIMLGTLLFEGVGAALLAFRFQEQMGWGKAVYYGIFHSISAFCNAGFDLMGKDAPYASFTGYYDDPLVNIVIMALIIIGGIGFFVWNDVSAHRYHISRYRLHTKIVLVTTAILVIGGAALLYLFESQNTLEGMSTQGKVLSSLFGSVTARTAGFNTVDTAALTDNSKMLTIFLMFIGGSPGSTAGGIKTTTFVVLLVYVSANLRNKTYCNIFGRRLDDGAIRKASTVLCTNLFLVFMAVMILAAIQPQPVMDIVFEVASAIGTVGMSTGITRDLTEVSKLVLVFLMYCGRVGSLTFALSLRGHKAEVPVKVPVEPITIG, from the coding sequence ATGAAAGTTATGATTCGTAAACTGACGCAGACACAGATGATTGTTATCGGCTATGCGCTGATCATCCTAATAGGGTCGCTGTTTCTGATGCTTCCGGCGGCCAGCAGGGACGGACTTGCAACTTCATTCCCGGATGCCCTTTTTACAGCCACGTCGGCATCCTGCGTGACGGGCCTGGTAATCGCAGACACGTTTAACAAATGGACGATGTTCGGACAGTGTATCATTCTGGCGCTGATTCAGATTGGCGGCCTGGGATTTATGACCATTGGCGTATTCTTTGCCATCATCCTCCGAAGGAAGATTGGACTATGGATGCGGGGGACGCTGCAAGAGAGCGTCAACATTCTGCAGATTGGAGGAATTGTCCGACTGGCAAAAAAGATCATGCTGGGAACCCTCCTGTTTGAAGGAGTCGGAGCCGCGCTTCTGGCGTTTCGCTTCCAGGAACAGATGGGATGGGGAAAGGCTGTCTATTATGGAATCTTCCACTCCATTTCCGCATTCTGCAATGCCGGATTCGATCTGATGGGAAAAGACGCCCCCTATGCTTCGTTTACCGGGTATTATGATGACCCGCTTGTAAATATCGTGATCATGGCCTTGATTATCATAGGCGGCATTGGATTTTTCGTCTGGAATGACGTATCCGCCCACCGCTATCATATCAGCCGATACCGTCTCCATACCAAGATCGTGCTGGTGACAACGGCAATCCTGGTAATCGGAGGGGCGGCGCTTCTATATCTGTTTGAAAGCCAGAACACGCTGGAAGGAATGTCCACCCAAGGGAAGGTGCTAAGTTCCTTATTTGGTTCTGTGACGGCAAGAACGGCAGGATTCAATACGGTGGATACGGCGGCGCTGACCGATAACAGCAAGATGCTTACCATATTCCTCATGTTTATCGGGGGCAGCCCCGGGTCAACGGCAGGCGGAATTAAAACCACCACATTCGTGGTATTGCTTGTCTACGTCAGCGCCAATCTAAGGAATAAGACCTATTGCAATATATTTGGCCGAAGGCTGGATGACGGCGCAATCCGCAAGGCCAGCACGGTTCTGTGCACGAATCTGTTTCTGGTTTTCATGGCAGTGATGATTCTGGCAGCGATCCAGCCGCAGCCGGTGATGGATATCGTATTTGAAGTAGCGTCGGCAATCGGAACGGTAGGAATGTCTACCGGAATCACGCGGGATCTGACGGAGGTTTCAAAGCTGGTATTAGTATTTTTGATGTACTGTGGAAGGGTTGGAAGCCTGACGTTCGCACTTTCGCTTCGGGGGCATAAAGCCGAAGTGCCGGTGAAAGTGCCGGTAGAACCGATTACCATAGGCTAG